The nucleotide window CGACCCGCGCGCAGGACGGCGAGGCCCTGAAGAACATCTTCAACCTCGTGACCACCGAACTGACCCAGCCGCTGCCCAGCAACGAGGTGCAGACCCCGGTCTGGACGGCCAAACTGATCATCGAGAAGACCGTCAGTGCCAAGGAAGCCACCTTCGGCGACCGCCTGACGTACACCCTGAAGATCACCAACGAGTCCCGCACGACCGCCATCATCGACGCGGTCGTGAACGACACCCCCGCGCGCGGACTGGAGTACATTCCCGGCACCAGCACCCTGGGCGGCCAGCCGCTGGCGGACCCGGCCATCGCGGCGGGCGTCCTCACCTGGAACGGCGGGATCATCCCGGCCGGCGGTTCGATCCTGATCACGTACCAGACGCGCGTGACCCCGGAAGCGACCGGCGACCTGATCAACACCGTGGAGGTCAGCGGGAAGGGAGCGGGCGGCGTGGCCCGCGCCATCGCCAGTAACCGCGCCACCGCCACCACCAAACTGAACCCCCTGAAGTTTGCGCCGATCGCCGACATCGTGGGGACCGTGTTCGTGGACCGCAACCGCAACGGCCTGTTCGACCCGCTGCTGGACACCCCCGTCGAGCGTGCCCGCGTGCTGCTGGCCGGGGGGCGGCAGGTTGTGACAGATCCGAAAGGTCGTTACTCGTTCCCGAACGTTCCGACCGGCACGCACGCCCTGCGCCTGGACCCCGGCACCACGCCGTACCCGCCGCTGAACGTCCCGCAGGACGGCGCGCTGAGCGGCACGCAGACGGTGTTCGTGCGCGGCCTGACCAGCGTTGACTTCCCGCTGGCCCCGCTGGGCGGCGATATCAGCGCCGTGCGCCGCACCACCCTGACCGTGGGTGACGTGACGGTCGAGAAGGCCGTGTACGCCACGGAAGGCGGGTACGTGGTCACGCTGCGCGTCGTCACACCCCGCGCCCTGAAAGGCGTGCAGCTGAACGACCCGCTGCCTACAGGTGCCGTTTTGAAAGAAGGCGGAAATACCTACGCCGGTACTCTGGACGCAGGTGAGAGAAACTTCACCTACCGCTTTGACTGGACAGGCGAGCCACGGGCCGCCACCACCGACCCGGTCATCAGCTGGAGGTACTGAACGTGCAACCCGACTTCAAACGCTTCGCGACTGCCCTCTCGGCCCTGCTGGCCGTCAGCGTCAGTGCCAGCGCCCAGGAAATCAGCACCAGCCTGCCGCTCACCACGGTCGGTGACCGTCTCACCTGGTCGGTCGGGGATCAGGACCTCACGCTGAATGTGCCGCTCGACGGTCCCGTCCGCCTGGAGCTGTACAGCCCCCGCCTGGACCAGAGCGACTACCGCAGCGACACCTACTACGGTGACGAGCAGTACGACGCCAACCGCAGCGACGTCACGACCACCTTCACCCTGATCGGCGAGGACGGCGCGGCTGTCCTGACCCGCACCTTCACGCCCGGCGCGCACGACTGGGAAACCCTGCTCGACCAGACCCTCCCGGCCGGACGTTACCGCCTGAAGGCCGTCACGCAGGGCAACGGCAAGAACACCTTCGCCGTGCGCCTCGCCGGGATCAGCGCGTCGGTCAGCGCCGACCGCCTGAACGTGAACGTGCACTCGCAGGACTGGGTGCCCGCCGTGAACGTCAGCACCGACGGGCAGGCCCACGTGCTGCGCATGTACGACGGCGACGGCCCCCAGGAACTCCAGGCCCGCCTGCGCGACGGGCAGGGCAACGTCACGCCCCTGACCGTCAGCGCCGACCTGGCCTTCACGGACCTGACCCTGCCCGCGCAGGCCGGGAACTACACCGTGGAACTGCGCCAGCCGCCCACGGCCCGCCAGTTCAGCAACACCGTCGGCTTCAGCCTGACCCGCGCCGGGGTGCCCGAACCCATCACCATCAGCCGCGTCGACCAGACCGGACTGCTGCGCGTGACCGCCGAACTGATCCTGCCCGGCGGCGCGCAACCCACCGCCGCGTCGGCCATTGTCGGCAAGACCCCGGTCACGGTGGACGGTATCTTCGCGCAGCGCGTCGCGCCCGGCCAGTACGCCGTGGTGCCCGACCCGGTGCCCGGCGCGGACGTCAGCGTGGACACCGGCAGCGTCACCGTCCCGAAAAACGGCGAGGGCGAGGCGCACATCAAGATCCGCCCGACCGTCGCCCTGACCCTGAGCAGCGACAAACCCGACGTGTGCGTGGGCGACACCGTCACCCTGACCGCCCGCGCCAGCACCGCCTACGCCGGCGACCTGCCGCTGGACCTGAGCCTCGACACGGCCGGCCTGAACGTGCAGGGCCTGAACTCCGTGCAGGGCACCCTGAGTGCGGCCCGCCCCGGCGAACTGCGCCTGACCGGCACTGCCACCCAGAGCGGCCCGCTGACCGTCACGGCCCGCCTGGCCCCCTGGGCGCAGGAGCAGAGCGTCACCCTGAACGTCCGCCCGGACGTCACGACCCTGCAACTGAGCCGCGACCCGCTGAGCGACGCGACCGTCGGCGACGAGATCACCGTCACGCTGCGCGTCACGAACACCGGCACGCGCGCCGCGCCGTACCTGCTGGCCGACATGGTCCCCGCCGGACTGGAAGCCCTGAGCGCCGCCCAGTTCAGCGGCACGCTGCAACCCGGCGAGACCCGCGAACTCAGCTACCGCGCCCGCGTGACCGCCGCCGGAACGCAGTCCATGCAGGCGCACCTGCGCACCCCGGACTGCGCCGCCACCCAGACGGTCAGCGGCGCCCTGACCGCGCAGCCCGTCCCGGTCGCCGCGCCCGCCCCGGCCCCCGAGCAGCGCCGCGCCAGCACCGTCACCCTGCCCTTCGACGCACCCCGGCAGGCGACCGAACTGATCGTCGCGCACAGCGTGCCCGAAACCGCCACGCTGGTGCCCGGCAGCAGCCGCCTGGACGGCCAGCCCATCCCGGACCCCGTGCGCGGCCCCAGCGGCACGCTGTACTGGGTGCTGCCCGAACCCTCCAGCAGCCCCGCCACGGCGGGCGGCGCGGCCCTGCGCGGCGCCGTCACCTACGACCTCGCGCACGCCGGACCGCTGGCCGAACTGCCCGCACCCGCCCTGCTGGCCCGCTACCGCGGTGGCCGCAGCGAGAACCTCGAAGGCCGCGTGGACCTGGCCGACCTGAGCGCCGCGCGCAGCGTCACGGCCGCCACTGCCGTCACCGAGAACCCCGGCGCGATCAAGTACCCCCTGGACGGCAGCCAGATCCGCATCCGCGACCGCATCAGCGTGGTCGTCGAGGTGCCCGCCACCCAGGACGCCAGCCTGCGCGTGAACGGCGCCGTCATGCCCGACAGCAGCGTCGGCGAGGTCGTCAGCGACCCGGAACGCGGCACCCGCCGCGTCACGTACGTCGGCGTGCCCCTCAAACCCGGCCCGAACGCCCTGAACGTCGGCGCGGACAGCATCCAGGTGCAACTGGTCGGCGCGACCACGCACGTCGAGGTCACGCCGGGCGAGATGACCGCCGACGGCAGCACCCCGCTGCGCGTGCACTTCCGCGCGCTGGACGCCCACGGCAACCTGACCACCCAGTCCACCCTGACCCTGCGCAGCAACCTCGAACCGCAGACCCCCGACCAGAACCCCACCGAGGCCGACTACCAGATCGCCCTGGTGGACGGCGAGGGCGACCTGATCCTGCACCCCCAGGCGTCCCCCACCACCCTGAAACTCGGCGTGCTGGTCGGCCAGGACATCAAACCCTACTCCTTTGAAGTCAAACCCGACAGCAGCCGCGTGGGCGTCGGCGTGGTCAGCGCCACCCTCGGCCTGGACGGCAGCCTCAGCCTCGCCGACGACCTGACCTGGACCGCCCGCGCCTCCTACGAAGGCCCGCTGGCCGGCGGGAAACTGTACGTCGCCGCCGACAAGGACGGCCTGCCCACCAACCGCGACACCCTCAAGCGCTTCAGCGTGTACGGGGACAGCAGCACCGAGAGCGTGCCCCTGCAGGGCATCGACCCCGTCGCCCTCAGCTACGACCACCCCACCCTGCGCGCCGAGTACCGCCAGACCAGCCTGCCCATCGACGTCCTGCCGGTCGGCGAGCAACTGACCGCCCTGACCGTCACCAGCAAGAGCAACCCCCAGGTGTCCGCCTTCGCCGCACTGGTCCCCGAGGACCGCGTCAGCGACGAACGCGTCACCCCCGAAGGCACCCGCCTGCTGCGCCTCGCCAACGGCGACATCGCCCAGGGCAGCGAAACCCTGGAAGTCCTGACCACCGAACGCGACACCGGCAAGGAACTGCGCCGCGTCACCCTGCAACGCAACGTGGATTACATCCTCGACCACCGCACCGGCATCATCACCCTGGCCCGCGCTCTGGACACCACCGACGCCCAGCTGAACACCGTGACCGTCCTCGCCAGCTACCGCCTGAACAACCCTCTCGCCCAGCGCAAGGCCGCGTTCGGCGCGCAGGTCAAGTACACCGGCAGGAACTACACGGTCGGCGCGGCCGCCATCAGCCTCGACCAGACCGTCACGACCGGCGCGCGCGCCACCTACGACAACGGCACCACCCGCGCCGACGGCCTCCTCGCGTACTCCGGCGGCATGCAGGGCAGCGCCGACCTGAGCACCACGCTCGGCCAGCACGCCATCCAGGCCCGCATCCGCTACCAGGACGGCCAGTACGACGGCCTCGCCCCCTTCAGCCCCGGCCTGACCACCAGCGCCAGCGTCGACAGCCGCCTGACCCGCAACCTCAGCAGCAGCGTCCAGGCCGAGTACCACAACACCCTGGGCACCACCGACACGGACACCAGCGGCGGCAGCGTCACCGGCCGCGCCGACTACCGCCTCGCGCCGTTCAGCGTCGGCGCCGGCCTCAAGTACGCCTTCGGTGACCAGTACGGCGTCGGCGCCGTCCTCAGCGCCGGCTACCACCAGAAACCCATCGACGTGGACGTCGTCCACACCCAGCCGCTCACCGGGAACCTCGACACCACCACTACCATCACCACCCGCTACGCCGTCACCGACACCGTCAGCATCGGCCTGAGCGACCAGATCAACTGGAAAACCGGGCACACCGCCAGCCTCAACCTCGAAAGCCGCCTCGGCAACACCAACTACCAGGTCGCGTACGACCTCCCCAACGCCGGCGGCCAGGGCAACCGCGCCCGCTTCGGCGTCAGCACCACCCTGCCCCTCACCGACCGCCTGACCGCCGGACTGCGCGGCAGCGCCACCTACGACATCAGCGCCGCCCAGACCAACCTCGGCGCCGGCGCCGACCTACGCTACGCCACCGACCGCGTCAACGCCACCCTCGGCACCGACCTCACGTACACCACCAAAGGCTTCGGCGTGGTGCTGCGCAGCGGCGTCAGCGGCAGCCTGAGCGAACACCTCAGCCTCACCGCCGACGGCCTGATGGAATTCGGCGCCGGCAAGAACGGCCAGCGCGCCGCCCTCGGCTACGCCTACCGCAACCGCACCTTCAACTCCCTGGGCACCGTCCGCTACGTGAACGGCACCCTGGCCGGCAACCAGCCCGAACTGAGCAGCAACTTCGCCGCCGAGTACCGCCAGCCCACCTGGGCCGTCCGCGCCGGACTGGACACCCGCACCCTCCTGAACGACCCCGGCAGCTTCACCGCGCAGTTCGGCGCCAGCAGCACCTACTACGTCACCGACCGCATCGGCATCGGCGCCTGGGGCCGCGCCATCACCCAGCCCGCCAGCCAGAACACCCAGTACGGCTACGGCCTCGAAGCGTCCGTGCGTGCCCTGCCCGGCACCTGGATCACCGCCGGGTACAACCCCGCCGGCTTCACCGGCCTCGGCAACACCTACACCAAACAGGGCGCCTACCTGCGCCTCGACCTGACCATCGACGAAACCCTCGGCCAGAACAAGTAACCCTTACCCGCCCAGTGGGGGAGAGCTGCGGACACCCCGCCGCCCTCCCCCGCATTTCTTCATGAGAACGCACTTTTCAGGCCTGCTTGTAAGGCCACCGCAAGATCCGAAACGCGAAAATCTCACGAAATCACCCGCCCCCACCCCACCCAACCCGGAAAGCGAGGACCACACATGACCGCACCCCCCAGCAGAAGCTCCCGATTCTCCTCCCGGCTCCGGCAGACCGCTGCGGCCCTGCTGGGACTGGCCGTGACCGGCACGGCCCTGGCCGACACTCCCCTGCCGACCACGCCCACCTACAAGTTCCAGGGCCGCCTCGACTACGTGACCACCGGC belongs to Deinococcus seoulensis and includes:
- a CDS encoding DUF11 domain-containing protein, producing the protein MQPDFKRFATALSALLAVSVSASAQEISTSLPLTTVGDRLTWSVGDQDLTLNVPLDGPVRLELYSPRLDQSDYRSDTYYGDEQYDANRSDVTTTFTLIGEDGAAVLTRTFTPGAHDWETLLDQTLPAGRYRLKAVTQGNGKNTFAVRLAGISASVSADRLNVNVHSQDWVPAVNVSTDGQAHVLRMYDGDGPQELQARLRDGQGNVTPLTVSADLAFTDLTLPAQAGNYTVELRQPPTARQFSNTVGFSLTRAGVPEPITISRVDQTGLLRVTAELILPGGAQPTAASAIVGKTPVTVDGIFAQRVAPGQYAVVPDPVPGADVSVDTGSVTVPKNGEGEAHIKIRPTVALTLSSDKPDVCVGDTVTLTARASTAYAGDLPLDLSLDTAGLNVQGLNSVQGTLSAARPGELRLTGTATQSGPLTVTARLAPWAQEQSVTLNVRPDVTTLQLSRDPLSDATVGDEITVTLRVTNTGTRAAPYLLADMVPAGLEALSAAQFSGTLQPGETRELSYRARVTAAGTQSMQAHLRTPDCAATQTVSGALTAQPVPVAAPAPAPEQRRASTVTLPFDAPRQATELIVAHSVPETATLVPGSSRLDGQPIPDPVRGPSGTLYWVLPEPSSSPATAGGAALRGAVTYDLAHAGPLAELPAPALLARYRGGRSENLEGRVDLADLSAARSVTAATAVTENPGAIKYPLDGSQIRIRDRISVVVEVPATQDASLRVNGAVMPDSSVGEVVSDPERGTRRVTYVGVPLKPGPNALNVGADSIQVQLVGATTHVEVTPGEMTADGSTPLRVHFRALDAHGNLTTQSTLTLRSNLEPQTPDQNPTEADYQIALVDGEGDLILHPQASPTTLKLGVLVGQDIKPYSFEVKPDSSRVGVGVVSATLGLDGSLSLADDLTWTARASYEGPLAGGKLYVAADKDGLPTNRDTLKRFSVYGDSSTESVPLQGIDPVALSYDHPTLRAEYRQTSLPIDVLPVGEQLTALTVTSKSNPQVSAFAALVPEDRVSDERVTPEGTRLLRLANGDIAQGSETLEVLTTERDTGKELRRVTLQRNVDYILDHRTGIITLARALDTTDAQLNTVTVLASYRLNNPLAQRKAAFGAQVKYTGRNYTVGAAAISLDQTVTTGARATYDNGTTRADGLLAYSGGMQGSADLSTTLGQHAIQARIRYQDGQYDGLAPFSPGLTTSASVDSRLTRNLSSSVQAEYHNTLGTTDTDTSGGSVTGRADYRLAPFSVGAGLKYAFGDQYGVGAVLSAGYHQKPIDVDVVHTQPLTGNLDTTTTITTRYAVTDTVSIGLSDQINWKTGHTASLNLESRLGNTNYQVAYDLPNAGGQGNRARFGVSTTLPLTDRLTAGLRGSATYDISAAQTNLGAGADLRYATDRVNATLGTDLTYTTKGFGVVLRSGVSGSLSEHLSLTADGLMEFGAGKNGQRAALGYAYRNRTFNSLGTVRYVNGTLAGNQPELSSNFAAEYRQPTWAVRAGLDTRTLLNDPGSFTAQFGASSTYYVTDRIGIGAWGRAITQPASQNTQYGYGLEASVRALPGTWITAGYNPAGFTGLGNTYTKQGAYLRLDLTIDETLGQNK